The Cycloclasticus sp. genomic sequence TGAGAGATCGTTTAATTCCAAATGCTTTCTATGTGTATGAGGATGGTTCTGATACTCACGTTGCTGGTGCTTCGGTTCAATACTTAATCGATAACCACTTCTCAATTAAAGGTGGAATCAATATTATTTCAGGTGGGGAAGATAACCAGACGTTTGACGTAGGCCCATTCAGTGCATTTGCTGGAGCAGGTACGACGCCAACGGCGAATGAGCAGCAAGCTGTGTTTGGTTTTGCTAAAGAAGGTATTGGTGCTTTAAGAGACAACGACGAGCTATTCCTTCAACTGCAGTATCAATTTTAATAGTTTTATTAGGGAGAATTAATAATGAAAATGAAGAAAATCAAGCTATTAGTCATAGCATTAGGTATTTCATGCCCTTTAATGGTCGGCGCATATACTCAAGCAGATGTAAAAAAATGGCTTGAAGAAAATAATGCGGCTACGGTAAGTTTTAAAGATGGGGACGTCATAACTTATCAAGACAAGGACAAGATAAAAGCATTTATACCACCAGGTTATGAAAGCATTATGAACTTTGAAGGAATGAAAGTAGTCGTCAAAGACCCTACAGACCTTAGTCCATCACAGGTTTATGATGATGCGACGGCAAAGTTTCAATCTAAAGTTTCTTTAGCAGCAGATGGCTCACTGGTTGATTACGTAGCAGGCGAACCTTTTGATCCTGCAAGTTTAAAAGTTGGTGATGCAACATCAGGTATTAAAGCGGCTTGGAACTTCAATTATAGATGGCAGCGACAAGGCCTAAGTTCGGACCCTGTTCATTGGGTTTGGGTACGTGAAGGGGGCGATCACGAAGGGCATGAGTTAAGAAAAAACAAAGATTATGGTGAACTTTTTGGTGGTGGAGGCTCATTTAATAGAGCATTGTGGTCATCATATAAACGTGTTTATTTTAATCATAGGGCCGATCTAGCAGACCAAGATTACAAGTTAAAAGGGAGCATGGCGAGAGATACGGAGTTTAGAGAACTAACCAGTTTC encodes the following:
- a CDS encoding DUF1329 domain-containing protein; translation: MKMKKIKLLVIALGISCPLMVGAYTQADVKKWLEENNAATVSFKDGDVITYQDKDKIKAFIPPGYESIMNFEGMKVVVKDPTDLSPSQVYDDATAKFQSKVSLAADGSLVDYVAGEPFDPASLKVGDATSGIKAAWNFNYRWQRQGLSSDPVHWVWVREGGDHEGHELRKNKDYGELFGGGGSFNRALWSSYKRVYFNHRADLADQDYKLKGSMARDTEFRELTSFYEPFDIAGTAFMILRHLKPNKADDSWAYVPSTRRVRRISVEAKTDSLLGTDHTLEDFFGFAGRVIDHDWEYAGTARILAVARSRNRNATFAGPNGWTPDDNWELRTTDVFIQKPRSASHPYSIKYIFADRQNHTSYFSVAFDQAGELWKVWQQSRVWSEDPQGLGRKKMSETASGLNVNIFQSINVVDLQNGRGTLVPTQNAYYPMDKLSKIKRTMDVNKLTEGK